Within Epilithonimonas zeae, the genomic segment CCTACTCAACGTTTACAATTTGGCGGTAACAGCTATAGCGGTTCTACGAATCCTGCTGTAGGAACGACTTCTATGCCGACAAGAAGGTATTTGCAATTTGCGGTGTCTAGCAACGCTGTGATTAAGTTTTGGGCAAGAGGAGGAGGAGCTAACAGGTCAATTCTGATTTCGGACGAAACCGGAAAGGTGTTGAGCTCAACAACATTTGCAGGAAATACAACTGCTGATATAGCTATTGCGACTTATACTTATACAGGTGCTGCTGGAAACATCTTGATAACGACTGGTAGTGGTGATAATAGTTTGTATAAAATAGAATATACTGATAATGCTACAATGGCTGTTGGTGATGTAAAGTCTAAAAATAAACTAAATGCCTTCTCTGCAGGAAACAAAATCTACATCAAAGATTTAGATGCTAAGAATACTCAGGTTAATGTATATTCTGCTAATGGTACGTTGGTCAAATCTTTGAAAACGACTTTGGATACTGATTTTGTGATCGATAATAAAGGTATTTACATTGTAAATCTGAAATCAGAAGCAGTAGAAAAATCTGTGAAGGTTATGATTAAATAAAAAATTAAGTTATAAATATTTTTCATATTATTTTTTTAAGAAAGCCCTTGGAATCTTTATTCTAAGGGTTTTTCTTTGATTCGAATATTATTAAAGCAATTTTATTTTAATATTTCTATTTGAAACAATAGATGTCTATCAGTATGACATAGATAATAGATTTTTTTTTGGAAATTTAGTTATTCCAAGAACTTGGATGTGTTTTTAGTTAAATTAAGACAACCGATTGCGCAGATTTTAATCTAAAAAATAACTTTTTCAAGATTAAAATATTAAAATTTACACTTGTTATTTTAATTTGAAACCATTATTAATAGAGGGTTTCTGTCTAGTGTTAAAGAAAATTAATATTAAATTAAAAGAAAATATCTTGGAATTGAATAATAATTTTATATTAGAACCGTCGAATTACTATAAATATTTGTGTAATCGATTGCATTAAAAACTTAAACAAACAATTAATAAATCATTTTATCATGAAAAAATCATTACTTCTTTTAGCATTTGCAGTTGTTGCTACTGTAGGGAACGTGAAAGCGCAAACCACTTGGGACTTTTCATCTGCTGCTTGGCCAGTGATATCTGGTGAAACTGCAAAAGTGAAAAATAATCTGGCATTGGTTCCTGGACCAGAAACTGTTGTTAATTTTGGAGCTGTGGAAGCTAATACTGCTACTTTTTCAGATGGCTACTCCGCATCAAAACGTTTTAAACTGAATGGTGG encodes:
- a CDS encoding T9SS type A sorting domain-containing protein gives rise to the protein MKKLLFSLMFAGISAVTFNSQSKTWDFSDTSRFPAGAIAIDKTVDGLSFVTGGSNLTIATNSLATFDDGYAPTQRLQFGGNSYSGSTNPAVGTTSMPTRRYLQFAVSSNAVIKFWARGGGANRSILISDETGKVLSSTTFAGNTTADIAIATYTYTGAAGNILITTGSGDNSLYKIEYTDNATMAVGDVKSKNKLNAFSAGNKIYIKDLDAKNTQVNVYSANGTLVKSLKTTLDTDFVIDNKGIYIVNLKSEAVEKSVKVMIK